The segment TTGGTCTAAATTTTAATCTGttttgaaaactatatataattaagttatatatatttgcTATAATTTTTACTCATGGGCTGTTGGTAGTTGTATATCATgataataacaaatatttataattatatattataaaactaacgctgaaaaaaaatattattaagctaataaatatgatttatttttgtcTAAAACTAACACAAATTATTAAAAGTGGGTTTGTATTTGGGCTGTATAGGTAGGTATTGCTATTAATCATTTGTATGTGGAATAGTTGATCGTCAAAGGAATATTTCATGAAGTCTATATAATCACGTATAAGTTTCGtactaataaataatattatacctCTCAATTTTTAATAGGATGAGGTAAATTACGggtagttttttaaaaaacgaaTATTACGGTTGCATAAAATTCGTTGTTAGTGGAAGTGGTTAATTTAGATGCagttataaaatatgttatttggACCAAACATTTATCAATTGGACATGTtgttgttttaatagtattgatatataaaacattatatattacGTTCGGTTTAATATgtgatttattttgtaaattattttaggtttaattaaaaaataaaaaactttgattatATTACAGTAAGAGTTATCACAAGAAACACTTTTGCGAACTATGTGTGAATTTATTCTTTCAATTAAATGTGGCCAATCGGctaaaaaccaaaccgaaatagaaaatGTAATTTAGATTTGGTAATACtgataaacaaaatatatgttatttaaaaaaaaatggtataTGAATATGGTTCAGTatataaatcaaacaaaataaaccgattaattaaaatatagtaatatgtcaattacataatataattgatagtatatatatatgttgtttattttattgatatgatCTTATATTTAGGATGCTAATTTGaataatttgttattttaagtaaagactttcattgatatttattttatgtgctaaaatttagttatttaattatattatgatattattaatcttttttcatcctatgaaattattaaaattataatttatttaatatttatttcgaATAGTtagataaaatagaaaaaaatcatatttataaataacaGTGCTGtttaataaattcaaattttaatcttataaaactaaattaaaatgttataaaagataaatataatttaagtttttgtataaaaacaaataaaccaaaaaccaataATTATAacctgaaccaaaccaaaatagatatggtatctaatttttataaactaaaatattaaaaaactgaACTGAAACTATATCGAAACCCGTATTGAACAAGCCTgccttagatttttttttacaccAATCTCACTTTTACGTGGATCTCAACCTAATATGTTTATATGAACCAACTTAATTCTTTAATAATTCTAATAATCATTTTAGTGATACGTGTTATAGTTAAAAGTTTATAATGagtttcttttaatatataaggatcgatagatatataaatataatatatggaGGTAAATATTCAATTTTCAAAGTATATGGGATTTTACGCAAAATTACATAAGAAAGGTccttttctataaataaaaagagagtaacggaagataaaaaaaaagggttaaCATAAGACAGACAAGAGAATCTGCGAGATCGCAAAAGAAATCGAGAAAACGCCTTTGTCCGAAAAGAAACCCTAGCGAggggaaggaaggaaggaagacGAGAAGCAAGAGAGGGGCAGGTTTCAATTGGATTTGAGATTATTCAATAAACACAGAGTAGAAGGGGTTTTTGAGTgatggggaagaagaagaagagagccaCGGAGAAGGTGTGGTGCTATTACTGCGACAGAGAGTTCGACGACGAGAAGATTCTCGTGCAGCACCAGAAAGCCAAACACTTCAAGTGCCATGTCTGCCACAAGAAGCTCTCCACAGCTAGCGGCATGGTCATTCATGTCCTCCAGGTTCATAAAGAGAATGTCACCAAGTATGTTCCTTCTCTAATGTGCATGTTTGCTGGGAACTTTGAAATAATTGAATCTTTATTGCGTTAGCTCTTTCCAGGGTTTGGTTAATTCCAtacaagttttgatttttttggggAAGACAAGTTTAGGGAAAGATTAATTGAGTTCTTGTCATGGCTGGATTTTGTCtgaattttgtttgatttattcTAATTCCGTGacattgtttttaattttctgaACAAGGGTGCCTAATTCGAAAGAAGGTAGAGATTCAACTGATATTGAGATATATGGAATGCAAGGAATCCCACCAGATGTCTTGGCTGCTCACTACGGAGAAGAAGGTAAAGAGTTGAGCTGAGATGTATTGTTTACATTGTCGCATATGTTGATACCTGACGTTGGTGTTTTCTGCAGAGGAAGAGTCTCCTGCCAAAGTTGCAAAAATTGATATTCCTTCCGTCCCTCTCGGTGCTGCAGTTCCTAGACCATACGGAATGGTATATCAACCCCAACAAGTGCCTGGTGCTGTGCCTGCGCGACCAATGTATGTAATCTATATTCCTTCTCTTTCCTGGTCTTGTAAGATAGTCAGATCTTGTCTTTAGTATCTGATACATGCTAAGTGATGTTTCCTTAGAACCGTTCTACTTTGGGTTCCGTATGTTAAATACTTTTGTGTGAACAGGTACTATCCTGGTCCTCCTATGCGTCCAGCTGGTCCTGGATGgcctatgcctcctcctcccCGTCCACAACAATGGTATCCACCAGGTTCTGTTCCTCCACCTCCCCATTTAGGGTATCGACCACCACAACTCTTTCCTGTTCATGGTATGGGGATGAATATGCCATCATCAGCTCCTGCTCCTCCTGGGATTCAACCATCATCTCCTGCAATGCCGGTTTCTCAACCTCTGTTCCCTGTTGTGAATAACACCACTCCTTCTCAAGCTTCTCCGTTTTCTGCTCCCCTTCCCGTTGGTGGGGCTCAGCAGCCGCCTAACAACTCATTTCCAGGTTCTGTCTTTGTTCTTAGAATCAATTGCTTGCATTTGACTCAGCTCAgctgtttgtttttttaaaccCTCTTTTAATGTTGTGTTGCAGTGGGTGGAAATAATTCTCATTCGTATGCTTCTGGTCCAAACACTAGTGGTCCTTCAATCGGTCCACCTCCTGTGATTGCAAATAAAGCTCCTAGCTCTCAGCCTAATGAGGTCTATCTTGTATGGGATGATGAAGCCATGTCTATGGTTAGTTTCCTTCCTATACATGTTCTACTAGTGTCATTAACGAATCATTTAATAATCTGACTCGATGTGTCTGTATTTGCAGGAGGAAAGAAGAATGTCCTTACCTAAGTACAAAGTCCATGATGAAACCAGCCAGGTAAGTTCTGATTTTAAAGTTAAAGGAGAGTTtgctttatttttataaactccAGAGCCTGTTGTTTCTATGCTAAGAGGTACCTTTGTAGTTTCAGTTTATATTATGAGAGTAAGGACATAGGTTTGTGTAGCTTGTAAAGTACTTGCAATTGGTAGTAAAGAACATCGTGTTTTGTATCTGCTAGTTCTTCATTTTGTATCCTATTTGCTCTTTGTCTTGTATTAAATGAAATTGTGGTGATTGGTTCCACAAGATCACACTCAAACAGGTTTGGTTTCAAACCAGGTCAgcttcttttattttcattcAAGTTTGCAAAGTTTTGTAGCTTTGCACAATCACAGTCTCgaagaataaaaagaaaagaaaactcttTGTAGCCTTTTTTATAAAGCATCCAACCTTTCTTTACTCAGAACCGCGTTTACTGTTTTTGAAATGGTTGCAGATGAACTCGATAAATGAAGCCATAGACAGACGTATCTCAGAGAGTAGGCTCGCTGGACGGATGGCGTTTTAGAGTTTTTAGCACCAAAGATGAGTCGAAGAAACCATCCAAGAAAAGACGATGATGGTGGTGGTCGTTTGTGATAACCCTTTGACTCACATTTACAGAAGCTGAACTTGTGATCTGAATTTTGAGTTATTCCTATCTATCTGTTGTATTGTTACTTGTTAGGTACCATTGCATTATTTTAGAGATCTCAGAGATGTTATTTCTGCAAATGTttagtcttttctttttaatttttattggaGACTTGGAGGAAAACTGTAGTCTCTTTTTCTTTATTCCGACTATCAGTTACTATTAAAAACATACAGATTCAcccataaatgttttttttaacgaCTGCAAAATTGTCATTGAATCAACCCAATGGAAAGTTtggatacaaataattaaaaagagaaacATTTAGACActcaatcttaaaaaaaaaaaaaaaaaaaattctacgaGGGGATAACGCATGATGTAGCACATTGCGTCTccaatcctactatataaaagagactaaattcaaggcttttgagactatccacttcagctaaaatattctcatctaaaaaaaattagaaataaatgtcatttataagataattaactaacatgcaacttttgatatttttaaaattttcaaatttgtaactactaatttactaatagaatcatatatctatattgaattgtgttctatttttaatcgttagacttcaaggataaataaattattaatttataatatatatagtttataactttatattgtagttataaataaagcgAAAATAATCGGggaaggtgaagaagctcatctaaaattatgtaattaaaatggtaaaatggtgagtatgatgacgtgaatctaagaaaatttgttgtacaaattatggtgctttcttcgtccactataaagatttaaaataaaatacatattcacataaataagtcaatatttgttgtttttttggtaagatactaagattatcaatttttgaaaggttacactattatttttaaacaatttattacagcaaggaaacaaaaacaatcaacAACAACTCAAAGTAAAAAAGGCCttaaggaagtcttatacaagaaagataaaaagaagtagaaaagaggagaaagaagaactttccaggtaagagaggagacggtcacgcatcatacggtcgagagaggcaaggatgactgatgaaggtgaggaggcagcagtgaacacacgagcattacgctctttccacagcaggtagatggctgactgaaaatagagcttgatgactggagtagcatgcgtatctgcgttgacgcgaggttgattgatccaggctgcaacagagtgtagatcagccggaggagaaatccaaacttcagcagcaaatccaaacttgtgccaatatttgttgttgatagtgtttatattcttttctaacattagtatctatattttttagtaaactgatccaaacaGATTAATTTGTGGatctaaccaaacgaggattatagtatttactttggaaaaagtaataggttgaatgatagatggcgtgcgtgctttttcatatgaaaatctgcacatatattaaaatcataagaTTTGAataatagagaaaatatagtgtatatgactgaagttggtccattctgaaactaaagatggctaaaattcttctttgtcaaaatgcatagatgtgaatcttatatgaatagagttctccattgcttataacagtgtaataaactccgtgtgtaaaggagaaaaaatgttatataagtgaaaacaaaaattatgatttttttttcttgtgcctataggttcttcgcaatttgaagaagaaagaacatattgtgtgaaaatctttggctctgtcaaattttatccagttgtttataaaactgttgttatctgattcatgtaatttttcagtgttgatttaaaagcccaaaaaacccatctatactgactttttgatgtttcttttctgtgatttgaatttaaaaagagataaaattttcgataag is part of the Brassica rapa cultivar Chiifu-401-42 chromosome A09, CAAS_Brap_v3.01, whole genome shotgun sequence genome and harbors:
- the LOC103840278 gene encoding protein SUPPRESSOR OF FRI 4 codes for the protein MGKKKKRATEKVWCYYCDREFDDEKILVQHQKAKHFKCHVCHKKLSTASGMVIHVLQVHKENVTKVPNSKEGRDSTDIEIYGMQGIPPDVLAAHYGEEEEESPAKVAKIDIPSVPLGAAVPRPYGMVYQPQQVPGAVPARPMYYPGPPMRPAGPGWPMPPPPRPQQWYPPGSVPPPPHLGYRPPQLFPVHGMGMNMPSSAPAPPGIQPSSPAMPVSQPLFPVVNNTTPSQASPFSAPLPVGGAQQPPNNSFPVGGNNSHSYASGPNTSGPSIGPPPVIANKAPSSQPNEVYLVWDDEAMSMEERRMSLPKYKVHDETSQMNSINEAIDRRISESRLAGRMAF